Part of the Sebastes umbrosus isolate fSebUmb1 chromosome 3, fSebUmb1.pri, whole genome shotgun sequence genome is shown below.
attatGGACACATTGCAATAGGCTACATATAAGTTTAAGTCCAATAAACACTTTTATTTAGGGAacaatttgatgtttttctcaCAACATCAGCATTTTTTAGTCTGAGGTGAATGCACGTTTAAATTAGAACAGATGACTACGAGATACAATTACGATAAATTGAGTTAAAcgaaatgtatgtaaaaactcTGGTTTATTGAATTAAtaatagaaacagaaaaaaaagttaatatataataaatgtaatataacataGCATTTCAGTAAGCTATATCCAagcagactttttttaatcatttgtaaagtgaatgaaaattgCACAGGATTCGACAAAAGAGGGATTGTATAAAAATCCGGAGGATCGTTTTCATTTAACATTTCATCCCTTTAAAGACTTTTGTGTTGAAGACAAAGTTGAGTTTCTGGTATGTTTGCCTCTAACAGTGTCTAGTTTGAcagctggcacacacacacacacacacacacacacacacagaggactgaGTGAGCGGCTCTGATTGGAGCAGACGAGAAGGCAGAGTCAAACCCTGACAGCTGATCTGGAATCGGCTTCCTCTGTTCCAGCCTCGGGGTTGGAACAGAGATttacaacaaagaaaacaatccCAGACCAGCTACTGAGCCAGAAGTGGCGCGCTAGGCAATGACGCacattttgattaaaataaataaataagacagaatttatgttttgttttttgttttaaaaaataataataaccataacAATAATATAGTAATGATAAAGCAGACACACCATACCGGTAATAACGACAATAACAAAAGATACTTTTAGAGaatcatttcaaaatgaaataaaaagagagatcATCTTAATCTGATGATCCCCTCCcactccacttcctcctcctgctgtgacATCATTTCCTGTTCACGCTGGAGGAAGTGATGAGGGAACTCTGCACAGACCGCAGGACAGCATCATCCATGGACAGCACTGCATGCAGCTCAGCACCACTAGATCTGTTCGGCCTTGATGTATTGCCAAGCTTTCATTTAAAACCAGCTGCTACTGCTCCGTCAAATAAATGCATGTTCTCGTGCCACATGAAAATATGTACAATCTGTTTGATATAACACTGTAATTTAAGCGATAACTAGATATAATCCCACTAAATAAATTTCTGAGAAAATAATGGTGGGTTAAAAGTgatatctgtgttgtttgatTTAAAGGCTGCGAGGATGATATCATGGTTTGGTTTCATCTAGAGGAGCAATATAGATCCCCGTTTTTAGGACCACGTCACTTTTTTATGTCATATTGTTGATCATGATGGGATATGCAAGCATGTGTAGATACACAGATTGTGAACATAATAACTCAGAAGTAGGGTGagcagatcccaacaaaccaagtgtgggacaaagagtatgtttttgtgggacaatgtgggacatgtTGCTAAGAGGTAGTCTTCAGTTTTGATATATCTATctaacttaaagctgcagtgggcagaattggagcaaatatgattaaaagaagttatttatataaaacggtcgctatatcctgacagtagtacatgagacaggtaatctgaaaaaaatcatgttcctctgtgtcctccggtgctcctaacggcatctgcaagttttcacagactggaggaaaacaagcagtcagagctgatctggagtctgccgtccagctgccatctatgagagccggctgtcaatcactcgcgaactccgaccaaacggtcaaactaggtagcgctgatcaaatatgaatcaatattctgttactgtaatgcctatttctctcctctaatgttttcagaatcatcttgtagtgtactgtttagctgtaaaatgagaaggtttgtgacccggcagccatgttgagatcaagttgaagaaagtaccaagcaccgcccaccagctggagcacagccaataggaacgctctctctctgaaatgacctgtgattggtcaaagtctccatcacaggctagatattctaaagcctgaaaacagagccatgaggaggagcagaagtctagttttctctcagaacacttgaattacaatatgcttggttattattgaaaatggttgcctactgaagctttgaTGAAGTGTTTATTCACCCCAAACAGCAGCCAAAGACGTTAGCATAAGGCAGCTGTAAACTAGCTAGCAGCAGACCGTatgttcctgtttgtttgtatggCCATCAAGCCTCTGACTGAACTCATATTTCACAAGAAACTCCAgttctttctttaattttccTCCAGcctctctcattttacatctcACCCTCCATACATCTTTATGAAACAGGTTCATAGGGCAGCTGTgcctgctgagttacagatacaataaatgatttccaaaaaaaaaaaaactttcatgaaTATGTTGAGTGAAGAGGCAAAGTGATGGACTGACtaacatgtaaaaaaataagaacAGAGCATTACATCCAAGTTCACAAACCCTTgatatgacatcatcatcactctTGTATTGCCACAGGTATTACATTATATCAAACTGAACATTTCAGCAGTGACCTGTCTGCCCTGTCTGTTAGAACACATTCGTCCTGATTGTCCTGAttgacctctgcacctccttcCGCACCATTATCAGGATTTCTAGCACTTTTGTCGATTGCAAGTCAAAACAAGTTACCAAAAGTCAACCAGAGTCATACCGGAAGTTAACTCTTCCACCTTCATAATAAAAGCGAACATATGTTAAACTGGGTGAGAGCGTGGGTGTAAAGAGCTCAAAATATCAAATACGAATCGTagaattatatttatttaaaatacactttacaatacaataaaatgcattaaaaggTCTCACGATACTTGGCGTGTAATTCTAaatgaattttatttttaacatccaAACCGGAAGTTGTATTTCCGGCTGCCTTCACACTGTAACGCCTAGGATAGCTAGCTTGCAGTCATTCATATTAAGCTAACCGCTTCATCGCTGGCTGCCTCGGCCTCTTCGGGCTTCCTTATACCAGTCCGACAGTACTAGAGAATGGCTCTGCTAACGCCGTTATTCGCCTTCCTGTACCACCTGCCGCAGGTGTACAAGTGGCTGCTGAAGCCCTACTATGTAGCCTCTCTCTTCATGTCTGTAGCCTTCCTAGCTGTCCGCAAGACGCCGGGCATCTGCGACCATCTGGCCACACAGCGAGAGGACGGCAACTCCTGCGACTTCGACTGGGTCCGTAGAAAAATGCTAGAAAGTCACTAATTTGCTTTTCAAGAACTGCTCCCAACTAGCTGTCTATCCGGTCAGCTGTGTGTGGTTGAACAGGCTGACAGCAAgggctagctgttagctgttctTAGccctatactatactatatattaggCCTATATAAGGAGGTTGGGGCACGGGTCAGGGTactgcacatgcgcagtgtaactcaagCTGCGGTCGAGTGTtacgattggctcaatttcaacGAGTGCAGACCAGGTTTATACTGCGCGTGCGTAGATATGACTTGTGACCCatcctcctttccataggccttggctACAGGGAGAGAATGACAGGCCAAACTACGGTCAAAAGACTGCACATTCATTCTGTTCTGCTTATTGTCGGAGTTACTCATGTCACAAAACGTAATGTTTTAACTCACTAGAGTTAATTAAGGTATTTATATTATTACCGGCATACATAGACTGTAAATCGGTGTTTATTTAAATGCAGAATGAACCGAGAGCGAGTCGCAGTGCTGCAGTCAGTATTGGtttaacgttagctaacgttagagcATTGATCGACGTCCTCTAACGTCAATAACAGTGTTTCTCTAGTGCCCCCCTATCCATCATCCTGTTCCCTTACCGCCCACCATCAAATACAATGTAGGCTAATTGTCTCCCTAAATATTAATGtcgattattatttatttatattttcattatattatatttttattattattattctgttatatcattaaaaaagcatgtgaatataatatatatttatgagtTTTGCAACAGTTATACATTTGACATTCAGACTTTAATTAGGTATCACAAACATACTTGCTCACTTTGAGACCtttaaaaaagggaggatttctaaACCGGGTCTGTGGGTCCTCCCTCAGACACattagagtttcagagactttgtttacTGCATTCTGACGACtgtaaaagagtgaaaataacaaaataataacttcattgcaacagcattttatgttaaacttttaatttgacctttaactcccaggaaagaaaactgaataattggcccctctggtgtgaacttgaaTGTTGTAAAAGTGTCAGACTGTCGGatgtgtggagggagggagttcTAGAGCCTCTGTAAGATACAAGAGTACGTAGAGAATCAATGCAGGAGAGTATAAGAATCAGTGTTTTTAAGGACACATAAGCCAAATCGTGTATTGGCAGTTTTGCCCGAATTTCACAGTAGGTCCTTACTAAACTGTTAAAACTTGTATATCTCAAACTCCAAGACAGGAATATATATCGACGAGCAAAATGTCTTAAAACTCTTAGATATCTTAtggagtttgttgtgttgttgtcgCCACATAAGAGAGCGTAGACTAGAAAGGTACGGTGGCCTCCTTGATATTCCACTagctgctgctgaagcctgGACTTACACCTGATTTCACCTGATCATTTTTcagtaataatataattaatacatcAGCAAGAAGACATTGTGTACATCCCCTTTTATCATTATCGGTTGACTTTGCCTCCATTCTCCCTGTCCCCTTAGAAGgtctgtgtattggcaagaatcgatacgatacgtatcacgatacaagggttacgattcaatatatcgggatatattgcgatactgtaagcaaggcgatcaattgcaatatttaaaatcaaatttcaggaaaactatcatagtataaagaacacaccaccatttgcataaaaaagttttttaatttaaaaaagtttacttttttctgcatcagaacagtgggatctgcatttgcatttatcacagtccctgtaacatcataACACTACTTgttgtgcaatctgagccactgtctaccacaaatctttgcatgtaaactattaattaaaaatcaatccAGTATTTTTTGAGACTCTATACAGTGTcagaaaacataatatcacgatactcaagtgtatcaatattttcttacacccctacccCTTACTGGCACATTATACAAATATGCtgtcacaaaatgtaaaattaccAGGTAGTGTGACATCACGGTGTCCCACAGTGATCTAAACGCTGTCAATATGAACAGACTGGTTAAAGTGGCTGGCTATAGTTAAGGACATGTCATGTCTGTGTTCTCAGAGGGAGGTGGAGATCCTCATGTTCCTCAGTGCCATCGTCATGATGAAGAACAGACGAGCGAGTGAGTAAATGTcatcttttctgttttgttctgaATTAATTTCTCCTGAGTAgcaatatgatatattataatgtGATGCATGGATGATAAAGAATGAGTTACAGGGAGTGTAATGATACAAGCGAGAGTAAACCAAGGTATGACTAGAATAACATTCCTGAAGGAACACATTAAATCTCTTGAAtttaatagtttgttttttacaattgtacattttaaagaacCTGAATATCAGCTATTGTCATATTCAGTTAGAAAATATTGACATCATCCCCCAAAACCCATACAGGTTGAATCTTAGAAACAGCACTGCTCAGGATTTGAAATAACAGATGAGCATCATTATCCGCTGCTCATTTTTATGGATTTTGGACAAAAGCAAGGaaagtgtctttgtgtctgtttatTTCAGTAACTGTGGAGCAGCATTTGGGCAACATCATCCTGTTCAGCAAAGTGGCCAATGTCATCCTGTTCTTCAGACTGGACATCAGGATGGGACTGCTCTACCTGACACTCTGCATAGGTCAGTCTaacatttacacacatacatcagCTGACACTTCTGTTTCCTGTCTTAGGAATCAAATGTCAAAAACCAGGGTCTGATGTGAgcgggtggggggaaaaaatccattcacctatgtatcacaattttcttttctttttttacgattttgaaatagacctaataatgccagaattgatatatttgcttcatttgagtctctgcggaggtagaaggaagttaccgcttttattgctGTGGGAGGGGATTATTCGAATAATAATCGAATTTCAATTAATAATCGATTCAAAATGTCCTAGGGCCCAGGGTGACGTCTTCATATTGCTTATTCTGTCTCACCAACaataactaaaaacaaaacaaacaacaacgaAGAATCAATTTAACAATAAACCGCCGAGAGAAGCAGCATACGTGGAGAATGTGGAATTAGGGAATGTTTCGTCATTTTTGCTTTATAAATGACCATAAAATGATCAAATGTGTGCTCGTTGATGTCAGTGACGGATCGGTTGACGAAACCAGTATTCTGCAAACATCCTAACGTCCCCCTCTTCTGTTGgttctttgtgtgttttaagtGTTTTTGATGACCTGTAAGCCTCCTCTTTACATGGGACCAGAATACATCAAATACTTCAGCGACAAAACCATCGATGTGAGTAAAATGGTAGAATTTGTAGTAGCAGTTTGTCTGTTACCAAGACAAGAGCAAAGATGTGTACAATTTCTTTTGAATCATAAAtcaaaagtaagtaagtaagtgtgtgtgtgtgtgtgtgtgtgtacaggatGAGCTGGACAGAGACACTCGTGTGACGTGGATTGTTGAATTTTTTGCCAACTGGTCTCCGGAGTGCCAGTCCTTCGCTTCCGTCTATGCTGATCTCTCTCTCAAGTACGACTCCGTCCACCCACGCAGTAACAGTATAAAGCACACTCAGTGGCATTAACAAGAGTAACTTTAGTTACTTGTTTTGTTCTTGTGTTTCAGGTACAACTGTGCTGGTCTCAAATTTGGTAAAGTGGACATCGGACGTTATGGAGAGGTTTCCAAAAAGTAAGacattatattttctcttttgtctttAAGACGTTTGTGTCGTAGATTTGATGGGCTTTCATTTTGTCAGAGAAGACACGCACTAGacttgtaaacatgttgtaaCCGTATGGATTTAATTCTGTTCTGCAGGTACAAGGTGTCCACGTCCCCGCTGTCCAAACAGCTTCCATCCTTGGTGTTGTTTcagggagggaaggaggtgaTGCGGCGCCCCCAGGTGGACAAGAAGGGTAGAGCCGTATCCTGGAGCTTCACCGAGGTCAGGCTGGACAATGCACTTCAGATCTGTGGCTTTTAAATTAGAAAATACATGGCTTGTGTAGTCAATAATATGTGCTGTACAACCTCACTTTACTTTACATTCAAACCATGCTGTTTACACCTCAATATAAGCCGCAGAGTTGTCACTAAACAACCTTGTTTAAATGCATTTGTGGCATGAATTATGAGTGTCAATTTGCAGCATCTTAAAAGTGGCTTTTggcatttaaaatgtgaaaggtGACTTCCAGGAAATATCACACCTGCTAATGCTCCAAAGCATAAGTCTCTATGACCTCATGTTGATATAGCACTATGTCACCTAGAGCAGCTGTTCTCAACCACTGGGTCTCAGAGCACCATCTAGTGTACTGTGGATTGTAAGTACTTTAGGGTGGGACCTCTTTGCAGTCAGTATGGACAGGAAGAAGGATCACAGTGACCAATAACTATttcaatatacatatacagtatgtgaaaatgtgtttgtatctGGCATTGGGTtctattctttattatttttgtgttcgccttgtaaagcacataatgagcgctcgttttgataagtgctttataaataaccttgattattattattatcaaccacacaagatgtgtttATTAACATGTGAACACCACATGTTGTAGAAAATCCTAaaagccaatcagctctttgatcagtgtgacagccaggcgtttcccatcatgtcctgggtcttgcagtcggtggagagcaactgcggcgcctggctctaaaaactgcggccgcctcAATCTCGCGAGGTTgtcgttgcccacgtgtgcgTGATGTAgggatcaagtcggacacaaatctatcCGGCATGCATTGCGCACCGATCgccggtgatcgattctgcgcaggcctggcaCGCGTCGAACGAGCCTAATATTTACCGGAGCAAAACCGGTCAGGGAAACCTTTAACCTTGGCTGCAGATGTTGTTAATTTCTCCCCGATTTCGGGATCACTTTCTTGCTGGAACGTGTGCCGTCCAGTTTTCGGTTTATACACTTTTAATCCGGTCATTATTGACTGTAGAAGTGCTGATTAAATTCATGTAGCTCACACTGAATCCCCGTTCCTCGGctgattgacagcagagaccCGGAAACACTGACCactcagagcagactgggctgtTTGACGGGGTGAGGGGGCTTAAAGGGACAGGCACTGAACctgagggtgaatacaggcacattcagacaggatgagaagaataacgtttattttttaaacattacagcatgtaaactagtagaaaattaaaacagatgTATGAACCTGAGCATAATATGTGATCTTTAAACTGTCTGATTCAAATAAACTGGTATCAATAacggtctctgtctctctctccaccaggAGAACATCATCCGAGAGTTCAACCTGAACGAACTCTACCAGAAATCCAAGAAGCTCAACAAGACCAAAGGAGACAAGGTCGGCCAGTCCCAGTTCCCACCGGTCCCCGAGGAGGACGAGTCCGAGCAGCAAGGAGCCGTCGAAGAGGCGCTGGAGTCTGAATCCAAGAAGGACAAATAAAGACGGTTTCCAGCACTCGGCTTTCACTTCTGGATGAAACCTGTTGGTCTAGGtcagcttctcctcctcctcctcctccacctcttcttccctctcctctttaaaTAGTTCAGTTTGTTCACTCGTGAATCAGAGCAGGGCTGGCGTCGTGTGGATCATCGTGAGAATTTAAAATAGCCACGGTACTTCTGCCTCTCTCCAGCACCATTTAACGCTAAACCCCAGTTAAACCCAATCATTCAATATCCCTCTATAAAAGAGCAAAGAGAACAAGTGTACACTTTCGCAGAGGAGCAAACTGTATATGGATGTAAGGCCTGGAAATGTGCTGCGCAGACCTGCCATGTGCACCAGGTTATTAGAGTCCCCACCACCATCATTTGTGATGGTTAAAGCTGTGAAGTCTGAGGGACCGTCAGTTGAGTTCTTACTAATCAACAGTAAGGGAGTAAGTGAATGTGATGCTACTTTTGTTGTTTTAGAATTTTTATGCAACTAATTTAATTAGATTAGAgtagattgttttgtttttttattcattctatGAATAACTGTATATTCATGTAAATTTAAGTTCTAACTCTGCTGTTTTCACATATAATTAATTTGCAGTGTGAAACATTTCATTCTGGTTCCTGGTGGTCTGGGCTTGAAATGAGAGATGCTATATGGGAGCACTTGGTTTAACACGAACACGTCTGCATGA
Proteins encoded:
- the tmx2b gene encoding thioredoxin-related transmembrane protein 2-B produces the protein MALLTPLFAFLYHLPQVYKWLLKPYYVASLFMSVAFLAVRKTPGICDHLATQREDGNSCDFDWREVEILMFLSAIVMMKNRRAITVEQHLGNIILFSKVANVILFFRLDIRMGLLYLTLCIVFLMTCKPPLYMGPEYIKYFSDKTIDDELDRDTRVTWIVEFFANWSPECQSFASVYADLSLKYNCAGLKFGKVDIGRYGEVSKKYKVSTSPLSKQLPSLVLFQGGKEVMRRPQVDKKGRAVSWSFTEENIIREFNLNELYQKSKKLNKTKGDKVGQSQFPPVPEEDESEQQGAVEEALESESKKDK